The Nitrospirota bacterium sequence TTCAGCGCCTCGCCGACCTTGAGGATCGCTTCGAGTCGGCGTTGCTCACCAAGAGCCTCAAGGAGGAGCGTTTCCTCACCCTCGATGAGGTCACCAAGCGTCTGGGCTTGTGAGCTACGGACTGGAGTTCTCTGAAGCGGTCTATGCCAAGCTGGAAGACCTGGGTGCCAGCGATGCCAAACGGCTCCGACAGGTCTTCCTGAAGATCCTGAGTCTCCGCCGTTCACCACGTCCTCCCGACTCCGAACAACTGAGCCACTTCACCTACCGGGGCCTGGCCGGCTTCCGTGCCACCCAAGGCGAATACCGGATCATCTACGCGATCGACGAGAAGTCCAAGATCGTCAAAATTGCCCGGATTCTCCACCGCGACCGCGACTACCGCGAGCTCGACCAACTGTAAAAGACCTGCCCCTCCCTCTCATCCCCGTTGGCTTGATGAGCCCAGGACTTCACGCACTTTGGCGCGCAAGGTATCCGGCGAACATGGCTTGGGAAGAAAGGCGCTGTCCTCCTTCGAGTTGGGGCCTGTTGCCGGGAGGCCGGCCTCATCGCCTGAGATAAAGTGTATTCGGACCTTTGGGCGGCTGGCGCGCACGCGGGCGGCGAGTTGGCGGCCGTTCATGTCGGGCATGCGGATGCCTGTGAGGAGCAAGTAAAGAACCCTGCCCTTCCGGGCAGGGCTTTTTAAACCAGGAGGACTCTCTCTCCTCCGCTACGCTACGGGCTGCCATTCATCCCCGCTCTTCCGAGCGGGGCATTCTTGGCAGGTTTCGTAAAGGCTCGACGCCAGCGGAGCGGCGACGCTGGCGGGATGGCATCTACGCCCACATCCGGGACGTGATGTCGCAGCAAGGCAGCCTCAGTATCGAGCGCCGGTGTCAGCCGGGCGGGCTTCTACCGGTCCTGGCAGCAGGCCGCACCCGTCGAGGAAGAGATGGCCGTACGGGCCGAGATCCAGCAGATCGCGCTGGCGCATCGGCGACGGTATGGGTATCGGCGGATTACGGCTGAGCGGCGGCGGCGGGGCCTGCTGGTCAATCACAAGCGGGTGGCCCGGCTCATGCGAGAAGACAATCTGTTAGCCATCCAGCCCAAGGCCTTTGTGGTCACGACGGACGCCCGCCACGACTTCGAGGTCTATCTCAATCTGGCCAGCCGGCTGACGCTGACCGGGATCGCCTTCCCCCGCATGGCCCGCCTGCCGAGCAGCATCAACCAGCCGGCTGCCGGAAAACCGGCCCCACTCGAAGCCCAGGCTGATTCCGTGACCATCATGCAAAAGGTTTGACCAGAGTCTGGATGAGGGAGGCCAGCCGCCGTCGCTCGCCGTCCTGGATCGTGATGAATTGCACGGCAAACTCCCGCCGCATGGCCCGCCGGACCGCCGCCAACTCGATCGCGATCGGCGTCGCCTCACCCGGCGCGTGGATGTAGAGGGCCACGTGCGTTCCGACCTCGACGGAGACGGGGCTCTCCACCGCACAGCCGCCCATTGAGAGGTTGTAGGTCGTCCCCTGCTGGAGCCCCTCGAATTCGTGGGCCGCAAACGACACGGGCAGATCCGCGGCAAATCGGGGGGACTGGCGCAACTCCATCGGCGGCACA is a genomic window containing:
- a CDS encoding type II toxin-antitoxin system RelE/ParE family toxin; the encoded protein is MSYGLEFSEAVYAKLEDLGASDAKRLRQVFLKILSLRRSPRPPDSEQLSHFTYRGLAGFRATQGEYRIIYAIDEKSKIVKIARILHRDRDYRELDQL
- a CDS encoding IS3 family transposase, whose translation is MAVRAEIQQIALAHRRRYGYRRITAERRRRGLLVNHKRVARLMREDNLLAIQPKAFVVTTDARHDFEVYLNLASRLTLTGIAFPRMARLPSSINQPAAGKPAPLEAQADSVTIMQKV
- a CDS encoding PilZ domain-containing protein; translation: MELRQSPRFAADLPVSFAAHEFEGLQQGTTYNLSMGGCAVESPVSVEVGTHVALYIHAPGEATPIAIELAAVRRAMRREFAVQFITIQDGERRRLASLIQTLVKPFA